In a genomic window of Myxococcales bacterium:
- the manA gene encoding mannose-6-phosphate isomerase, class I: MTKILELRNCVRDYPWGSPSLLSDLLGIENPSGGPQAELWMGAHPGAPSLVQPQDDWISLRDWIAADPATRLGESTDRKFAGELPFLFKVLAAGRPLSLQAHPDPDQARDGFARENQTGLSIDDPARSYRDPRPKPELLCALTTFDAMLGFRSIDEIHELISALELRELASSLEALQPGGAAAIRDFFALLMSSDRELQSRIARAATGRCEVLPDHPARRWVVELAKQYPGDIGVLAPLMLNVIRLEVGQAVYLPAGELHSYLAGCGIEIMANSDNVLRGGLTQKHVDVPELLDVLTFSSGPVQILDPSEVAPGVWTFETPVAEFELSRIDVSGEHLREATLAVEILLCTAGRGRIEGMDGSAGLELSAGRSCFVPADSGGYRIRGDCCLFRAAVPAG, translated from the coding sequence TTGACGAAGATTCTCGAGCTTCGCAACTGCGTTCGAGACTATCCGTGGGGCTCGCCCTCGCTGCTTTCCGATCTGCTCGGAATTGAAAATCCCAGTGGCGGACCCCAGGCGGAGCTGTGGATGGGGGCCCATCCTGGAGCTCCTTCGCTTGTGCAGCCCCAAGACGATTGGATTTCGCTTCGCGATTGGATTGCCGCAGATCCGGCGACTCGCCTGGGTGAATCGACGGATCGAAAGTTTGCTGGCGAGCTGCCGTTTCTCTTCAAAGTCCTCGCAGCCGGCCGACCCCTTTCGCTCCAGGCCCACCCCGATCCGGACCAGGCGCGCGACGGATTTGCGCGGGAGAACCAAACTGGGCTCAGCATCGACGATCCCGCGCGCAGCTATCGCGACCCGCGCCCCAAACCGGAGTTGCTGTGTGCTCTCACGACCTTCGATGCGATGCTGGGTTTCCGCAGCATCGACGAGATCCACGAATTGATTTCGGCTCTCGAACTGCGGGAACTCGCGTCTTCTCTCGAAGCGTTGCAGCCCGGAGGAGCAGCGGCGATACGCGATTTCTTTGCCCTGCTCATGAGCAGCGACCGCGAGCTGCAGTCGCGCATCGCGCGCGCTGCGACAGGTCGCTGTGAGGTGCTACCGGATCATCCCGCTCGGCGTTGGGTCGTCGAACTCGCAAAACAGTACCCCGGCGACATCGGAGTCCTTGCGCCATTGATGCTCAACGTCATTCGCCTCGAGGTAGGTCAGGCGGTCTACTTGCCGGCCGGGGAGTTGCACAGCTATCTGGCGGGCTGCGGAATCGAAATCATGGCGAATTCGGACAACGTCTTGCGGGGAGGGCTGACGCAAAAGCACGTCGACGTGCCGGAGCTTCTCGACGTATTGACCTTTTCCAGCGGCCCGGTCCAGATTCTCGATCCGAGCGAAGTTGCTCCCGGGGTGTGGACCTTCGAAACGCCGGTGGCCGAATTCGAACTCTCGCGAATCGACGTTTCCGGGGAGCATTTGAGAGAAGCTACGCTCGCGGTCGAGATTCTGCTGTGCACAGCGGGTCGCGGGCGCATCGAGGGGATGGACGGTTCGGCTGGGTTGGAACTCTCAGCCGGTCGCTCCTGCTTCGTGCCCGCTGACAGCGGCGGCTACCGCATTCGCGGTGATTGTTGCCTGTTCCGGGCTGCCGTGCCGGCAGGGTAA
- a CDS encoding HAMP domain-containing histidine kinase: protein MESSALQHCDGPAGGTPLAADARNPVVALCRGGEIVWASDGLADLLGSDPALDLRGRPLAKLLAELGVQVELPVTSGSKVYRFAYRHGAGERIVRVDQIDVPARDDIPAEELWLLTDTTPDPEAGYNTGRVQSADTQLESVRREFSRDRSELIALLSHELRTPLTVISGYSKMLLSERAGKLSEEQRHYLEESRDSCQRLNGFVLDLLDASYDPTHAIALSLADLPMVPAVRAVIEFFLPLLEEKKLTVEIEAKSELQLGRFDPVRIGQVLTNLLGNAVKYTKFGSEINVSVREVSRDHQPMIEVAMTDDGPGISAADSERIFEPYVRSAGDRRSGGVGLGLAICRRILNAHDGEIRVEDAPGRGSRFAFLIPAVVRDSQVEC from the coding sequence ATGGAAAGTTCGGCACTACAGCACTGCGACGGGCCCGCGGGGGGTACGCCGCTCGCGGCGGATGCCCGCAATCCCGTTGTCGCGTTGTGCCGGGGTGGCGAAATTGTTTGGGCAAGCGATGGGCTGGCGGATTTATTGGGGAGTGATCCCGCACTCGATCTCCGAGGTCGTCCCCTGGCCAAGCTGTTGGCTGAGCTTGGCGTTCAGGTCGAACTCCCCGTGACATCGGGATCGAAGGTGTACCGATTCGCGTATCGGCACGGAGCAGGTGAGCGAATCGTGAGAGTCGATCAGATCGACGTGCCGGCCAGGGACGACATTCCTGCAGAAGAACTCTGGTTGCTAACCGATACAACCCCGGATCCTGAAGCCGGTTACAATACGGGACGGGTCCAATCAGCCGACACCCAGCTCGAGAGCGTTCGCCGAGAATTCAGCCGGGACCGCAGCGAGTTGATTGCGCTGCTGAGTCACGAACTTCGAACTCCACTCACTGTAATTTCGGGTTACAGCAAGATGTTGCTCTCCGAGCGCGCAGGAAAATTGTCTGAAGAACAACGTCACTATCTCGAGGAGAGTCGGGACAGCTGTCAGCGGCTCAACGGGTTCGTACTTGACCTTTTGGACGCATCCTACGATCCTACCCACGCAATCGCTTTGAGTCTGGCGGATCTACCGATGGTCCCGGCGGTTCGCGCGGTCATCGAGTTTTTCCTGCCGCTTCTCGAAGAGAAAAAACTCACAGTCGAAATCGAAGCGAAAAGCGAGCTACAGCTCGGGCGGTTCGATCCGGTTCGGATCGGGCAGGTGTTGACCAACCTGCTGGGCAATGCCGTGAAGTACACAAAATTTGGCAGTGAGATCAACGTGAGCGTTCGCGAGGTTTCGAGAGATCACCAGCCCATGATCGAAGTAGCAATGACCGATGACGGTCCGGGTATCTCGGCTGCCGATTCCGAGCGGATCTTCGAGCCCTACGTCCGCAGCGCAGGCGATCGGCGGTCGGGGGGAGTGGGGCTCGGCCTCGCAATCTGCCGTCGCATTTTGAATGCCCACGACGGTGAGATCCGGGTCGAAGACGCCCCCGGCAGGGGGAGTCGTTTCGCGTTCTTGATCCCCGCAGTCGTTCGTGACTCTCAGGTGGAGTGCTAG
- a CDS encoding sigma-54-dependent Fis family transcriptional regulator codes for MATSRNRKSQESNGNRAKGAPRRRILIVDDAEGIRTYLAHLLEAKGYDVDTAEDGRNALALLEGGAAPDAVLLDIMMPGIDGIETLRRIREFNLDLPVVMLSVIGRASSIVESMQLGAVDYLNKPFEEEDLDFALAAIFDHADRSGGVCSNTEINSLADPDSVAWSSDAMSKIHEVLEQIADTDVTVLIQGESGCGKEIVARAVHQQSSRRDKKFVKVNCAALPEELLESELFGYEKGAFTGAFARKPGRFEIANHGTIFLDEIAEMSPGLQAKMLQVLQDREFTRLGGNKDIKVDVRVVCATHQPLLELVSSGDFREDLYFRLNVVNIVIPPLRERREEIEGLCENFMARYSARYRRPQHVLSPAVMRAFELYDFPGNIRELENMIKRIVVLESEDSILADLERQKIGEMAGRSALQTLLEEIEETAGDIPLREVGRKMAQQVERETIERILLRTSWNRKQAAKLLNVSYKTLLQKIRECGLEAD; via the coding sequence ATGGCAACCAGCCGAAATCGAAAGAGCCAGGAATCGAATGGCAACCGCGCCAAGGGGGCACCCCGGCGCCGCATCCTCATTGTGGACGATGCCGAGGGAATTCGGACCTATCTCGCTCATTTGCTCGAGGCAAAGGGTTACGACGTGGATACGGCCGAAGACGGCCGCAACGCACTGGCACTGCTCGAAGGCGGTGCGGCTCCCGACGCGGTGCTGCTAGACATCATGATGCCCGGCATCGACGGCATTGAAACCCTGCGTCGAATTCGCGAGTTCAACCTCGACCTGCCCGTTGTGATGCTCTCCGTGATCGGACGCGCTTCGTCGATCGTAGAATCCATGCAGTTGGGAGCGGTCGACTATCTGAACAAGCCCTTCGAAGAGGAAGATCTCGACTTCGCGCTGGCAGCGATTTTTGATCATGCGGACCGCAGCGGGGGTGTCTGCTCGAACACTGAAATCAATAGCTTGGCTGATCCCGATAGCGTCGCCTGGTCGAGCGACGCGATGAGCAAAATCCACGAAGTGCTGGAGCAGATCGCGGACACCGACGTAACCGTTTTGATCCAGGGAGAAAGCGGTTGCGGCAAGGAAATCGTGGCGCGCGCGGTTCACCAGCAGTCGAGCAGGCGAGACAAGAAATTTGTCAAGGTCAACTGCGCGGCGCTGCCCGAAGAACTGCTCGAAAGCGAGTTGTTCGGCTATGAGAAGGGAGCGTTTACCGGGGCATTCGCCAGGAAGCCCGGGCGATTCGAGATTGCCAACCACGGCACGATCTTTCTCGACGAGATTGCCGAGATGAGCCCTGGACTGCAGGCCAAGATGCTTCAGGTGCTACAGGATCGAGAGTTCACCCGGCTTGGTGGGAACAAAGACATCAAGGTCGATGTGCGAGTGGTGTGTGCGACCCATCAACCACTGCTCGAATTGGTGAGCAGCGGCGATTTTCGCGAAGACCTCTATTTTCGCTTGAACGTGGTCAATATTGTGATCCCGCCCCTGCGTGAGCGACGCGAAGAAATTGAGGGCCTGTGCGAGAATTTCATGGCTCGCTACAGCGCTCGCTATCGACGCCCGCAGCATGTTCTGTCCCCCGCAGTGATGCGCGCGTTCGAACTCTATGATTTCCCAGGAAATATCCGCGAACTCGAGAACATGATCAAACGCATTGTGGTGCTCGAGAGCGAAGACTCGATTCTCGCCGATCTCGAGCGGCAGAAAATCGGCGAGATGGCCGGTCGCTCGGCGCTCCAGACGTTGCTCGAGGAAATCGAAGAAACCGCCGGTGATATCCCGCTGCGAGAGGTCGGGCGCAAGATGGCCCAACAGGTCGAACGCGAAACCATCGAGCGCATTCTGTTGCGCACCAGCTGGAACCGCAAGCAGGCGGCCAAGCTGCTGAACGTGAGCTACAAAACGCTCCTACAGAAAATCCGTGAATGCGGGCTCGAGGCGGACTAG
- the ligA gene encoding NAD-dependent DNA ligase LigA, translating into MSPKASSKAATAKRRMEQLADELDRHSRRYYIEDRPEIADAEYDELFRELQFLEEEHPEWARANSPTQRIGSPPAEGFKSLPHLSPMLSLDNAMDEAELRAFVDRVARLLDRSDEASNEPMIGEPKLDGAGVELIYRNGRFDAGLTRGDGTVGEDISANLRQILSVPMQLDDSAGKLPELVSVRGEVVLPIAAFKRLNAKRMKLELEPFANPRNAAAGGLRQLHDIDVERLRSLEFRAYALEEGRPKELETQLLILAQLESWGFLVSPECTLCKDFQSAVAFHQKQLAARDSLPIEIDGTVFKINNLALQVELGSLSRTPRWAIAFKFPPEQATTRLVDIEAQVGRTGALTPVAKLEPVQVGGVVVSNTSLHNQDEIDRKDLRIGDRVVVQRAGDVIPQIVRVILADRPTGKSVPERYRLPTNCPVCGNATLRLEGESVTRCPNIDCPAQLKNNVWHLASRGALDIDGLGQKIIDQLVDLEHVTRLSDLFALERQSLVELERMGGKSADNLMNSLAKARETTFARFLIALGIRHVGATIAEILADAFVDLGGLMEATASDIAGIEGLGPTIAESVASFFSDPHNRAEVERMVELGVRWKTPSQVQGERSAQPLVGKTFVLTGSLSAPRDHFKERIVLAGGKVTGSVSSKTDFVVAGENPGSKVTKAQKLGVEILDEAALTKLLGES; encoded by the coding sequence ATGTCCCCTAAAGCGTCCTCAAAAGCGGCCACCGCCAAGCGTCGGATGGAGCAACTTGCGGATGAACTAGACCGGCATAGTCGCCGCTACTACATCGAAGATCGGCCGGAAATCGCCGATGCCGAATACGACGAGCTGTTTCGCGAATTGCAGTTTCTCGAGGAGGAGCACCCCGAGTGGGCCCGGGCCAATTCACCGACCCAGCGCATCGGATCACCGCCTGCAGAAGGCTTCAAATCCCTTCCCCATCTTTCGCCAATGCTCTCGCTGGACAATGCGATGGACGAAGCCGAGCTGCGCGCCTTCGTGGATCGCGTCGCGCGCCTGCTCGATCGCAGCGACGAAGCTAGCAACGAACCCATGATCGGAGAGCCAAAACTCGATGGCGCCGGAGTCGAGCTGATCTATCGCAACGGAAGATTCGATGCTGGTTTGACGCGCGGCGACGGCACGGTCGGCGAGGACATCAGCGCGAACCTTCGTCAAATTCTTTCTGTACCCATGCAACTCGACGATTCGGCGGGCAAATTGCCGGAGCTGGTTTCGGTTCGCGGAGAAGTCGTACTTCCGATTGCGGCGTTCAAGCGGCTCAATGCAAAACGCATGAAGCTCGAACTCGAACCCTTCGCCAACCCTCGCAATGCCGCCGCCGGGGGACTCCGTCAACTTCACGATATCGACGTCGAACGCCTGCGTTCCCTCGAGTTTCGCGCTTACGCCCTCGAGGAAGGCCGTCCAAAGGAGCTCGAAACTCAGCTTTTGATTCTCGCGCAACTCGAGTCCTGGGGGTTCCTCGTCTCACCGGAATGCACGCTGTGTAAGGACTTCCAGAGCGCGGTGGCGTTTCATCAGAAGCAACTTGCCGCGCGCGACTCGCTTCCGATCGAAATTGACGGCACGGTCTTCAAGATCAACAACCTCGCACTGCAAGTCGAACTGGGCAGCCTGTCCCGCACCCCGCGTTGGGCCATCGCCTTCAAGTTCCCGCCCGAGCAGGCCACCACCCGGTTGGTCGACATCGAAGCCCAGGTCGGGCGCACCGGCGCATTGACACCCGTTGCAAAGCTTGAACCCGTTCAGGTTGGCGGCGTCGTCGTTTCGAACACCTCGCTCCACAACCAGGACGAGATCGACCGCAAGGATCTGCGAATCGGAGACCGCGTGGTCGTACAGCGCGCGGGCGACGTGATCCCACAGATCGTCCGGGTCATTTTGGCGGATCGACCCACTGGAAAAAGCGTTCCCGAGCGATATCGCCTGCCGACGAACTGCCCCGTGTGCGGCAACGCTACGCTCCGCCTCGAAGGCGAGAGCGTCACCCGTTGCCCCAACATCGATTGTCCTGCCCAGCTGAAGAACAATGTCTGGCATCTCGCGAGCCGTGGCGCCCTCGACATCGACGGTCTCGGCCAGAAAATCATCGACCAGTTGGTAGACCTCGAGCACGTCACCCGGCTCTCGGATTTGTTCGCCCTCGAGCGACAGAGTCTGGTCGAGCTCGAGCGCATGGGGGGAAAGTCGGCCGACAATCTGATGAACAGTCTCGCCAAAGCAAGGGAGACGACGTTCGCCCGCTTTCTCATCGCCCTCGGCATCCGACACGTTGGCGCCACCATCGCCGAAATCCTGGCCGACGCCTTCGTCGACCTGGGCGGTCTGATGGAAGCAACCGCCAGCGACATCGCTGGCATCGAGGGGCTTGGACCCACGATCGCCGAGAGCGTCGCCAGTTTCTTTTCAGATCCGCACAACCGCGCTGAAGTCGAGCGGATGGTCGAACTCGGCGTTCGCTGGAAGACCCCCTCACAGGTTCAGGGCGAGCGGAGCGCGCAACCGCTGGTGGGCAAGACGTTCGTTCTGACGGGCAGCTTGAGTGCTCCACGAGATCACTTCAAGGAGCGCATCGTCCTCGCCGGGGGCAAAGTGACGGGCTCGGTGTCGTCCAAGACCGACTTCGTGGTGGCGGGGGAGAACCCGGGCAGCAAAGTCACCAAGGCTCAGAAACTCGGCGTAGAGATTCTCGATGAGGCTGCTTTGACGAAGCTTCTCGGCGAGAGTTGA